One window from the genome of Pempheris klunzingeri isolate RE-2024b chromosome 7, fPemKlu1.hap1, whole genome shotgun sequence encodes:
- the elac1 gene encoding zinc phosphodiesterase ELAC protein 1 yields MSMDVTFLGTGSAYPSPHRGASALVLRTEGECWLFDCGEGTQTQLMRSQLRAGRITKVFISHLHGDHLFGLPGLLCTVSLNTNPDPQHTTPTVDIYGPRGLRHFLRVTLGLTGSQLLFPYAVHELEPTTDQSPEEGQLSLEMTAECGPLHPQEQPGRTISLDASSDCYLLCEDKKFVVKAFRLFHRIPSFGFCIQEHDRPGRLKTELLKELGLKPGPLYGRLKAGEPVTLESGRVVLPSDVLEEAIPGRKVCVLGDCSSVLGEGPLRLCSGADLLVHEATLGNEHREKAVDHGHSTPEMAAAVARACCVRRLVLYHFSQRYKPCSLHKEGDNDDVSELRRQAEDALRDSGVEVILAEDFLTLPVPVRR; encoded by the exons ATGAGCATGGACGTGACTTTCCTCGGGACCGGCTCGGCTTACCCGTCTCCTCACCGCGGTGCTTCGGCTCTGGTGCTGCGGACAGAAGGGGAGTGTTGGCTGTTTGACTGCGGGGAGGGAACCCAGACCCAGCTGATGAGGAGCCAGCTCAGAGCCG GTCGAATCACCAAGGTTTTCATCTCCCACTTGCATGGCGATCACCTCTTTGGTCTACCTGGCCTCCTCTGCACTGTGAGCCTCAACACCAACCCCGACCCCCAGCACACCACGCCCACAGTTGACATCTACGGGCCCCGGGGCCTCCGGCACTTTCTAAGGGTGACACTTGGCCTCACAGGATCCCAGCTGCTCTTCCCCTATGCAG TACATGAGCTGGAGCCCACAACTGACCAGAGTCCAGAAGAGGGACAGCTCAGCCTGGAG ATGACAGCAGAGTGTGGTCCTCTGCACCCACAGGAGCAGCCGGGCAGGACGATCTCCCTGGATGCCTCCAGTGACTGTTACCTCCTCTGTGAAGACAAGAAGTTTGTGGTCAAGGCCTTCAGGTTGTTTCACCGCATCCCCTCCTTTGGTTTTTGCATTCAGGAGCATGATCGACCTggaagactgaagactgaactCCTGAAGGAGCTAG GCCTTAAACCAGGGCCCCTTTATGGGCGGCTGAAAGCTGGAGAGCCTGTAACTCTGGAGAGCGGCCGTGTCGTTCTGCCTAGTGACGTGCTGGAAGAAGCTATTCCAGGGAGGAAAGTCTGTGTTTTAGGAGACTGTAGCTCAGTTCTCGGGGAAGGACCACTGAGGCTGTGCAGTGGAGCGGACCTCCTGGTTCACGAGGCCACCCTTGGGAACGAGCACCGAGAGAAAGCGGTGGACCACGGACACAGCACACCTGAAATGGCGGCGGCGGTGGCTCGGGCTTGCTGTGTGCGGAGGCTGGTGCTGTACCACTTCAGTCAGAGGTACAAACCCTGCTCCCTGCACAAGGAAGGCGACAACGATGACGTCTCAGAGCTCAGGAGACAGGCTGAAGACGCTCTGCGGGACAGTGGTGTGGAAGTGATTCTGGCTGAGGATTTTCTTACTCTGCCCGTTCCTGTCAGAAGATGA
- the mier3b gene encoding mesoderm induction early response protein 3, with product MLVHEYDDERTLEEEESLEGGRNFRSEIADLEKEGNMPLEELLAIYRYEASAGSSIDSSSGDLTDELPDMTLDKEEIAKDLLSGDYEEETQSSADDLTPSVTSHEATDFFPRTLRSNAISDGDKESECDEDGPSPEDSRKEIMVGTQYQAEVPSCLCHYKEGEKVYEDEDELLWSPGTLPENKVRSYLSEALSRTTDEKTGCDKPGMHVRDNEQALNELVKCNYNTREALERHCNRVKSSKEKSPPWSEEECKNFEHALQMYDKNFHLIQKHKVTTRTVAECVAFYYMWKKSERFDFFVQQNRFGKKKYSSYPGVTDLMDRLVDEAEGLAVDSSSSVCSGAGGGGRLETTTDQQLSLLNSITASDLTALSNSVATVCSPAEVSCLDSYSFPPLETLHRGSLNHEESLGFPSNGADSDCLNMLDAGFYHSDLGQLGGVCVNKDCERPSKRLKMALPDSFINDVSVGNLGVDFEARRTSTHHHRITGAKMAVSVTDFGSLAGSGEPNGFLGAHARHHTQHTAALQSE from the exons ATGTTAGTTCATGAGTACGATGATGAGAGGaccctggaggaggaagagtctctggagggagggaggaattTCCGCTCTGAGATTGCAGATCTGGAAAAG GAGGGAAACATGCCTTTGGAGGAACTATTGGCCATCTATCGCTATGAAGCCTCGGCAGGCTCCAGTATAGACAGCTCCTCTGGAGACCTGACTGATGAGCTTCCTGACATGACCTTGGACAAG GAGGAAATAGCTAAAGACCTGTTGTCTGGGGACTATGAGGAGGAGACTCAGTCCTCAGCAGATGATCTGACTCCTTCTGTCACCTCCCATGAGGCTACCGATTTTTTTCCAAGAACACTTCGAT CCAATGCTATCTCTGATGGTGATAAAGAGTCAGAGTGTGATGAAGATGGCCCAAGCCCAGAGGACTCCAGAAAg GAAATAATGGTGGGAACACAGTACCAAGCAGAGGTTCCCTCATGCCTCTGTCACTACAAAGAAGGGGAGAAAG TTTATGAAGATGAAGACGAGTTATTATGGAGCCCAGGTACATTGCCTGAAAACAAGGTTAGGAGTTACCTGTCTGAGGCGTTGTCACGGACAACAGATGAAAAGACAGGATGTGACAAACCAGGGATGCATGTTCGAGACAATGAACAG GCCTTGAATGAGCTTGTCAAGTGCAACTACAACACCCGCGAAGCACTAGAGAGACACTGCAACCGTGTAAAGTCCTCAAAAG aaaaatCGCCTCCATGGTCCGAAGAGGAATGCAAGAACTTTGAACACGCACTACAGATGTATGACAAGAATTTCCACctcatacagaaacacaaa GTCACAACACGAACAGTAGCGGAGTGTGTGGCGTTTTACTACATGTGGAAAAAGTCGGAGCGCTTTGACTTCTTTGTACAGCAGAATCGGTTTGGGAAGAAAAAGTACAGCAGCTATCCTGGTGTAAC TGACCTGATGGACAGGCTGGTGGATGAAGCGGAGGGACTGGCAGTGGACagttcttcctctgtgtgttcaggAGCAGGCGGAGGAGGAAGGCTGGAGACCACCACGGACCAACAGCTCAGCCTACTCAACTCCATCACTGCCAGCGACCTCACAG CTTTGAGTAACAGCGTAGCCACAGTGTGCAGCCCTGCAGAGGTTAGTTGCCTGGACTCCTACAGCTTTCCTCCACTGGAAACTCTTCATCGCGGGTCCCTGAACCACGAAGAATCCCTCGGGTTCCCTTCTAATGGTGCAGACTCTGACTGCCTCAACATGCTCGACGCCGGCTTCTACCACTCCGACCTGGGCCAGCtaggaggagtgtgtgttaaCAAGGACTGCGAGCGGCCGTCCAAGAGACTCAAGATGGCCCTGCCTGACTCCTTTATCAATGACGTGTCTGTGGGTAACCTTGGAGTAGACTTCGAGGCGCGACGGACATCGACGCACCACCACCGAATCACCGGCGCCAAAATGGCCGTGTCTGTCACAGACTTTGGGAGCTTGGCTGGCAGCGGCGAGCCCAACGGGTTTCTAGGAGCACATGCACGGcaccacacacagcacactgcgGCACTTCAGTCAGAGTGA